A portion of the Paenibacillus hamazuiensis genome contains these proteins:
- a CDS encoding UDP-glucose dehydrogenase family protein, with translation MTNVAIIGLGFVGLTTGLGLAHKLGCSVYAYEADAAKRELYRKGIVPFHEPHLAEHLALYGGSRFVLCETLADAVQPADYIFYCVGTPSGPDGATDLSDLIAAVRACLEQLSPDRFRVHAIKSTVPPGTTAGFIGPMIERSGFRLGETAGLVNNPEFLREGSAWRDFIEADRIVIGEADAEGGRRTAELYASGFDVPIHRVSAATGEFVKYGSNALLATLISFSNEMAMIAEKTGDIDVPEVFRLLHEDKRWSGRPAKMTEYVFPGCGFGGYCLPKDTAALVHHASQVGYRGSLLREVFAVNDAIKRNIVERIAAVCRPAETVGILGLSFKPESDDVRGAVSREIIELLLERGFTRIVAYDPLAMEPFRKAYALPIEYAASMEELAQRADAIALVTAWSEFKRHQQLLAGKKVVDGRYFLDTGEVSRDDREFAYSRYFGESAETGEGGARTARSG, from the coding sequence ATGACCAATGTCGCGATTATCGGGTTAGGATTTGTCGGCCTGACAACGGGGCTCGGTCTTGCCCATAAGCTCGGCTGCAGCGTATATGCCTATGAAGCGGACGCGGCGAAGAGGGAGCTGTACCGCAAGGGGATCGTCCCGTTTCACGAGCCGCACCTTGCGGAGCATCTTGCGCTGTACGGCGGCTCGCGTTTCGTCCTGTGCGAGACGCTGGCGGATGCGGTTCAGCCCGCCGACTATATTTTTTACTGCGTCGGCACGCCGAGCGGGCCTGACGGAGCGACGGATTTGAGCGATCTGATCGCAGCCGTCCGGGCATGCCTGGAGCAGCTGTCCCCGGACCGGTTTCGCGTGCATGCGATCAAATCGACCGTACCGCCCGGCACGACAGCCGGGTTTATCGGACCGATGATCGAACGAAGCGGCTTTCGGCTCGGCGAGACGGCGGGGCTCGTCAACAACCCGGAGTTTTTGCGGGAAGGCTCGGCGTGGCGCGACTTTATCGAAGCGGACCGGATCGTCATCGGGGAAGCCGACGCCGAAGGCGGCCGGCGAACGGCGGAGCTGTATGCGTCCGGCTTCGATGTGCCGATCCATCGCGTCTCCGCTGCTACCGGCGAGTTCGTCAAATACGGCTCGAACGCGCTGCTCGCCACGCTGATCAGCTTTTCCAACGAAATGGCGATGATCGCCGAAAAAACCGGGGACATCGACGTTCCCGAGGTGTTCCGGCTGCTGCATGAAGACAAACGATGGAGCGGCCGGCCGGCGAAAATGACGGAATACGTGTTCCCCGGCTGCGGCTTCGGCGGCTACTGTCTGCCGAAGGATACGGCGGCTTTGGTCCATCATGCATCGCAGGTCGGGTACCGGGGATCGCTGCTGCGCGAGGTTTTTGCGGTGAACGATGCGATCAAACGGAACATCGTGGAGCGAATTGCCGCGGTTTGCCGTCCAGCCGAGACGGTCGGCATACTCGGGCTGTCGTTTAAGCCGGAGAGCGACGATGTGCGCGGAGCGGTTTCCCGCGAGATCATCGAGCTGCTGCTGGAGCGCGGGTTTACCCGCATCGTGGCGTACGATCCGCTTGCGATGGAGCCTTTTCGCAAGGCGTACGCGCTGCCGATCGAATATGCCGCTTCAATGGAAGAGCTGGCGCAGCGTGCCGATGCGATAGCGCTGGTCACCGCCTGGAGCGAGTTCAAGCGGCATCAGCAGCTTTTGGCCGGGAAAAAAGTAGTGGATGGTAGATATTTCTTGGATACGGGCGAGGTGTCGCGGGATGACAGGGAATTTGCATATTCTCGATATTTTGGCGAAAGTGCTGAAACGGGAGAGGGCGGAGCTCGAACGGCTCGATCCGGATGA